The window GACGGGTACGCCGCGGGCGACGCCTACGGCAGCTTCCTCGCGGCGTCCGCGCAGGTCGCGGGAGCCGGACCCGGCGTGAAGGGCGGGGTGCGGGTGGTGCCGACGGACAACACGGGTGCCGCCGTCGTCGAGCTGGTGGCGTCCACGCCCGAGGCCAACGGCGTAGCCGTGGTCCAGGTCGGGGCCGACGGCGTGGTCCCCACCACCGACAACGAGCGCGACCTCGGGTCGGCGGAGAACAGGATGCGGACCGTCTACGCCCACGGCATCCAGCTCGCCCCGAACCCGGTGGCCGACCTGCCCGAGCCCGTCGCCGGTGGCATCGTGATGGTGCCCGACGCGCTGGGACCGTTCCCGACGCTCGCCATCTCCGACGGCCGGCGCTGGTACCGGGTGATCGTCGCCGGGTACCTGAACCGGAACGGCGCCACGGTCGAGGTGCCGGGGGCCGAGGAGACGTCGTGAGCGGCGACACCTGGGCGGACCGGTAATGAGAGGACATCAGTGAGGTTAGCCAGCTTCTTGGCCCAGGGCACCGAGCGCTGGGGGGTCGTGGTGCGGGAGGGCGGCCGGGAGTGGCTGATCGAGCCAGCCCTGGCCGAGGCCGCGCTGGCCGCTCACGCGACCATCCCGTCCTCGGGTCCGGCCGCTGCCCCGGGCTTCCTGGCGGGGCAGTGGCCGGACACGCTGGTCGGCTTCCTCGCCCTGGACGACGCCGGGCTGGTCGCCCTGTCCCGGCTCGTCACCGCGATCGAGCGATTCGCGGCGCAGACCGACGCGACGATCCTGCCGCGGTCGGGCCACCTGGTAGGCGACTCTGCCGGTGAGCCTGCCGGCGACCCAGCCGGCGACCCGGCCGGCGATATCGAGCTGCTCGCCCCCGTCCCCCGGCCACGCCTGTGCTGGGGGCTGGTGACGAACTCGCCGTCGTTCGTACGCAACAAGCCGCACGTGCCGCTGGTGAACCTGTTCCCGCTGGGCCACCAGCGGCCGCAGGGGGCGGTGGTGGGCCAGGGCGCGCCCGTCGTCATGCGGCACGACAACCACCTCCCGGCCATGGCCTACAACGTCGAGCTGGCCGTGGTGATCGGCCGGGCTGGGCGGTACATCCCGGTCGAACGGGCGATGGAGCACGTCGCGGGCTACACGGTGGTGGACGACGTGTCCGGCACCCACTACTACTCCGCCGTCCCCGGCAACGTCGGCACCGGCTACTCGCTGCCACCCGGCTACAGCGACTGGCTGTACCAGGCCACCGCCTCCTGGGGCGGCAAGAAGGCCGACACCCTGTGCCCCATGGGCCCGTACCTCGTCACGAAGGACGAGGTCGGCGACCCGTACAACCTCCTGATGTGGACGCGGCAGTCGGGCCGCACGCGCGACCGCGCCCACAGCGGGGCCACGCTGCTCGGCATCGAGCGGGTCATCGCCTGGTACTCGTCGTTCGCGTCGCTGCACGTGGGCGACGTGATCCACTTCGGCACCATGGGCGTCGACGGCCTGCCCGTCACGCCCGGCGAGATCGCCGCCGGCACGCGCCTGGAGGTCGAGATCGAGTCGGTGGGCACCCTGGCCAACCCGGTGGTGGTGCCCGACGCCGGGTCGGGCCCGCCCGACCTCACCCAGCACTCCTCGTGGGCCGTGCGAGAGCTCGCGCTGCGCGAGCGCGAACAGCCCGGCACGACGGCGCCTCGGTCGCCCGGGGACTGGTCCGTCACGGACACCCGGCACTTCTGGACCGCCTTCGGCAACGGCGCTCCCGTCGACGCGCTCGACCCGGACGGTCTGCCGCGGCTGGCCGTGCCGCGCTTCCTGAACGGGCCTGCCTCGGCGCTGTCCGCGGGTGCGGCGGACGACGCGACGGGGGCCGGCATGGCGCCGGCGGACACCGTGCTGCCTGACCCCGCGGCGCCCGGCGTCGGACCGACCGTGCGTGTGCCGGCCCGCGCCACCGACCTGGTGATCGCGGTCGAGCTGGCGCTGGTGGTGCGGCGGCTGGCCGCCGACACTTCCACGAGCGACGACTCCGGCGACGACCTTGTGCTCGGGTACACGCCCCTGGTGTCGCTGTGCGACCAGTCGTTCCACGACGCCGTCGCCGAGCCTGCCCGCGCCGGCGAGCGCGGCATCGGCGCGGTGTACGGGCGGTGGGCGGACGGCTTCAACGTGGTGCTCCCCGCGCCGCGCCCGCTCACGCCCGTCGACTCTCTGCCCGACCCGGGCGGCTGGTCCGGACGCGAGATGCGGCTGCGGACGGGCGGAGTCGGCGGCACCGAGACGCGCGGCACGACTGCCGCGTACGCGGCCGGGCCGGCCGAGCTGCTCGCCACGATCTCGCGCATGATCACCCTGTTCCCCGGGGACGTGGTGACGCTCGGCGCGACGTCGGCCCGCCTGCGAGTCACCCGCGCGGAGTATGCGGCGGGGCTGGACATCACGGCGGGCATCGAGGGCCTGGGCGCGGTGCGGGTGCGGATCGCGCCGGACGATCTCCCCGGCACGCCGGCCGGCCTCAAGGAGCCGTCATGACACGCAGGCCAGACGTGCTGGTGATCCTCGCCGACGACCTCGGCTTCTCCGACCTCGCTTCGTTCGGCGGCGAGATCGACACCCCGGCGCTGGACCGGCTGGCGCGGCGCGGGGTGCGGATGAGCTCCTTCTACGTGACGCCCCGCTGCAGCCCGTCCCGTGCGGCGCTGCTCACCGGGCGGCACCCGCACGACGTCGGCATCGGTGTGCTCACCAGCGACGACCGGCCGCACGGGTACCGCGGCTCCCTGGACCCCGCCGTGCCGACGCTCGCCGAGCGGCTGCGCACAGTCGGGTACACCACGGCGCTCACGGGCAAGTGGCACCTGTCGTCGCAGGTGTCCGTGCCCGACGAGACGTGGCCCACCCACCGCGGGTTCGACGAGTTCTACGGCATCCTGCACGGCGCCGTCAGCTCCTACAGCCCGCCGCTGGTGGACGGTGAGGAGCGGCTGCCGCTGTCGGCCACCGCCGGCGACTACTACCTGACGGACGACCTGACGCGGTACGCGCGCGGGTTCGTCGAGCGCGCGCACCAGGCCGGCACACCGTGGTTCCTGTACCTCGCGTACACGGCGCCGCACTGGCCGCTGCACGCGCGGGAGGCGGACGTCGCGAAGTACCGCGAGCGCTACCTCGCCGGCTGGGACCGGCTCCGCGAGCGCCGGATCGCCGAGCAACGCCGTGTCGGCCTGGGCACCGGGACGGCTGAGCCGCTGCGCGACCCGCGGGTACCGGCGTGGGCGGAGGCGCCCGACCCGGGGTGGGAGGCCGAGCGCATGGCGGTCTACGCGGCGCAGGTCGAGGCCATGGACCGGGGTGTGGGCACGCTGCTCGACCAGCTCGAGGCGCAGGGCACGCTCGACGACACGCTGGTGGTGTTCTGCTCCGACAACGGGGCGTCCGCGGAGGAGCTGCCGACGCCGTCGGGCCGCATGCCAGCGGACATGTCCCCGCCGACGACGCGGGACGGGCGGGCCGTGCGGGTGGGCAACTCCCCCGACATCGTGCCGGGGCCCGAGGACTCGTACGCGAGCTATGGCCGGGCGTGGGCGCACCTGTCGAACACGCCGTTCCGGCTGTACAAGCGGTGGGTGCACGAGGGCGGCATCGCGTCCCCGCTGATCGCATCGTGGCCCGCGGGCGGGGTCCTTCCCGGGAGCCGCACGGGTGAGCCGGGCCACGTGGTGGACATCGCGCCGACCGTGCTGCGCGCCGTCGGCGGGAACACGGGCGGCATGTCGGGTGTGAGCATGCTCGACCAGTGGCGCGGTGAGCCGGCGATCGAGCGGCCGCTGTTCTGGGAGCACCTCGGGAACTCCGCGGTACGGCACGGCCCGTGGAAGCTGGTGCGCGAGGCCGGGCGGCCATGGGAGCTGTACAGGATCGAGGCGGACCGCGGCGAGGCGCACGACGTCGCTGCCCAGCACGCCGACGTCGTCACGCGGCTGGAGCACTGCTGGGAGGTGTGGGCCCGGGAGAACGGGGTGATCGAGTGGGACCGCCTCCTGGCGTACTACCGCTCACGAGGCCTGGAGCGGTCGGTCCTCCCGGACTGACCGCGGGGCGGTGTTCCGGACCCGTCGACCGCAGATCGGTCAGCGGCGGCGGATCAGGAGTTCCGTGACTACCGTCGCCAGGAGGATCAGCGCGCAGGCGGTCGCGAAGAGGGCCAGGGCGTGGAGGCCGGCGGTGTCGGGCTGCTGCCGGAAGGCCGACGCAGTGGCCGCCGTCGCGCTCAGGGCGCCGAGGTACATGAACGTGCGGAACAGGCCGGACGCCGCGCCGATCTGGTCCGGGGTCGCCTGTTCGTAGAGGGCGTTCTGGTTGGCCAGGCCGTTCAGGGCCTGCGGTATGCCGTGCAGCGCGGCGGCGACGCACAGCCAGACGACGGCCGTGCCGCCGTCGAGCAGCAGCAGTGCCGCGCAGGCGAGGACCTGGGCGATCGACCCGGCGAGCAGCTTGCCCAGGATCGCCGAGCGCCGCCCCGTCAGCACGGTGAACAGCATCGCTGTAGCGAACATCGGCAGCACCACCAACCCGGTGTGCGACGGCGAGAGCCCGCGCCCGTGCTCCAGCCACTGGGGCAGCCCGTAGACCACGCAGTACATGACCACCGCACTGAGCATCTGCCGCACATACGTGAGCAGCAGCGGGCGGTTCTGCCCCAGCACCCGGACATCCAGGAACGGGTCCTCCGTGCGCAGCTCGCGCCACGCGAACCCGGCGCCGGCCACGGCCGTGATCCCGACGAGCCAGGCGGCTTCGACCGCGGGGTCCATGAGGAACAGCATCAGCGAGACGAGCGCCACGGCGAACAGCACGATCCCTGGGACGTCCCAGCGGCGCCGGGGGCTCCTGGCGGCGGCCGCGTCGGGCGTGTCGTCCTTCGGCAGGATCAGCCCGCCCAGCACGAGGCACGCGATCGCGAACGGCACGTTGACGAAGAACACGGTGCGCCAGCCGCCGAGGTCCACGAGCAGCCCGCCGAGCGACGGCCCCACCACCGCTATCACCTGGTTGGCGAACGACAGCGTGGCCAGCACCCCCGCGGGCGAGGCCTGGCCGGTGCGACGCCCTTCGCGCTTGATGAGCGCCATCGCCGCCGGGTAGCCCGCGCAGGTGCCGAGCCCGATGAGCACCCGGGCGACGACCAGCCAGCCCAGCGTTGGGGCGAACGTACCGAGCAGGCCCGCCGCGCCGGTGAGCGCCGTGCCGATCAGGTACAGCCGGCGCGGCCCGTAGGTGTCGACCAGCCGCCCGACGACCGGCTGGCCCACGGCGCACGCGAGGTACAGCGCGCTGACCAGCCACGCGGTCTCCGACGGCGGCGCGCCGAACGCAATGCCGATCGGCACGAGCGCCACCGCCAGCAGTGACGTGTTGAGCGGGTTGAGCACCGAGCCGAGGACCATCGGCGCGATCAGGCGCCGGTCGAAGCCCTCTCCCCCGGCGGCATCGGGTTCGGTTGCTCTGGGCACCTGATCACCCTACGACTGTCGGGCGTACCGCGTGGCTGGGGTGCGAGACTGCGCGCATGCGTGATGACGGGTGGGCCCGGCAGCGGGCCGAGGCGGTGCGTGTGCAGGCCGAGCGCCTGGAGGCGCGCCAGGACGCCGAGCACACCCGCGCCGAGGCGATGCTCCGCGACTTCGTGGCCGCCGCCACGGCCGCCGGGCTCGTTCCCGGGGATCTCCAGGTCCAGGGTTACGGCGGACGCGGCACAGCCCGCACCGGGCTGACGGGCTGGTACCTGCGGGTCGACCGGACGGCCGGCGTCAGCACGGACGGCGCGTTCTACGTGCTCACCGCGCCGATCGGCCTGCTAGACCGGGTGCGCGGCATCCGGCTCGAACCGCGCCGTCCCCCGCTGATCCTCGGCGCGGGCGGCAAGGACGGCGAGTCCGTCCCCCTTGCCACCGCCCTGGACCGCCTGCTCCCGGGCTGGCGCACGGAGTGAGCGCGGCGGCCATCAGCCAGGCGAGCGGCCCAGAGCTTCCCAGCGCCGCCACGCGGCGATCCGTTCCTCGGTGATCGGCAGAACGGCGTCCGCCGCGAGGTCGCCCACCAGGATCCGCAGCGGCGGCTCGTCCGCGTCGACGACCGCGAGGACCACGCGGGCGACATCGGCCGGCGACGACGAACCGGGTGGGTGCCAGGCGGCCGCTCGGAGCGCGTCGTACGCCGGGAGCTGTGCGGCGTGCGCCGCCGACTCTCCGCGCCACGCGGTGTCCACCGGTCCGGCCTCGACGAGCGTGACGTGGATGCCGAACCCGGCGACCTCCTGGGCGAGCGCCTCGGTGAGCCCTTCGAGCGCCCACTTGGACGCGCTGTAGCCGCCGAGCCCGGGCCAGGCGGCGACGCCGCTGGAGCTGGACACCTGGACCACGTGCCCCGAGCCCTGCGCCCGCAGCACGGGCAGCGCCGCCTGGGTCACGTGCAGCACGCCGATGAGGTTCACCTCCAGCTGGGCGCGCAGCTGCTCCGGCGTGATCTCCTCGACGTAGCCGAACAGCCCGTACCCGGCGTTGTTCACCACGACGTCGATGCGGCCGAGCCGGTCCACGGCGGTCCGCACCGCGGCGACCGCCTGGGCCGGCTCGGTCACGTCCAGGCGCAGCGGCACGACGGCGTCGCCGTGCTCCGCGACGAGGTCGTCGAGGGAGGCCAGGTCGCGCGCCGTCGCCGCCACACGGTCGCCGTGCTCCAGGGCTGCCGTCACGATCGCGCGGCCGAGCCCTCGGCTCGCGCCGGTCACGAACCAGACGCGGCTCACCTCGCACTGCCAGGTGCTGAGCTACCGGAGGGCGAGCTGCCGGGCGCCGCACCGCCCGGTGCCGCACTGCCCGGTGCCGCACTGCCCGGTCGCGCCGAGTACGTCACCCGCCGCGTCAGCGTCTCGAACGGGCCGCGCCGCCCGGTGCGGCGCATCCACTCGGCCAAAACCACCGACGCTGCCCACACTCCCGCCGCGAGCAGCGCGGTGCTCGCCACCGTGAGCTGGTCGGCGAGGCCGAGCAGGAATGGCGTGAAGACCACGAACCAGACTGGCGACTGCAGCAGGTAGCACGTCATCGACCGCTGACCGGTGGCGGCGATCGCCGCGACCAGGCCGTGGTTCCGCAGGCGGGTGGCGACCAGGCAGATCAGGGCCGCGTACCCGAACCCGCCCAGCACCCCGGTCACGTCGTGCAGCGGGCCGAACCACTGCAGCACGCCGTCGGCCGGGCGCTCGTACACACCGGCGACCAGCAGCGCCGCGGGCTGCGCGCCGAGCACGGCGGCCGCGATACCCACGGCCGCGACGATCCGCAGCAGCACCCGGTGCTCGGCGGGCCGCTCGAGGACCTGGCGTCGTCCGGCCCACAGGCCGATCGCGAACGGGCACATGAACCCGATGGGGCCGCCGAACGCGACGATCGCGGCCACCACCGCCCGTTCGGAGAACATGGTGGCGAGGTCGGGCGGCAGCGCCGCGGCGTCCGGCCCGGTTGTGCTGATCGACATCGAGTCCACGCCCGGCAGCGCGTTGAGCAGGAAGAACACCGCCGCCACGGCCAGCAGCCAGCCGTCGGACCGGCGCACCAGCAGGATCCCGACGAACAGCAGCACCCCGTACATCGCGAGGATGTCGCCCGCGTAGAACAGGACGGCGTCGAGCAGGCCGACGACGACGAGGATCAGCGAGCGCCGGCGCAGGATCGTGTTCACGACGCGCGGGCCGAGGTAGGCGTTGCGCCGCACGATGTGCGCCACGCCGTAGCCGAACAGCAGCCCGAACATCGGGAACGCCCGGCCGTCCACGAAGGTGGAGATCAGCCACGCCACCGCCGAGTCGAGCCAAGACCCGTCGGCCGGGAACCCGCCGACGTACCGCTCGCCGACCAGAAAGTAGTGCGAGTTGGCCAGCGCGATGAACAGCAGCATCACACCGCGGGCGAGGTCGGGTCCGAGCGCGCGCTCGGACAGCCCGGTGGGCGTCGCCGTCGCGGGCAGGGGTTCAGCCGTCATGGGCGTCATCGTGCCAGGCGGGACGACGCCACGCCGCCAGATGACTCACCGGCCCTCGGGTCAGCTCAGGTTCCCGCGCGCATCGCCGTCGCTACCTGCTCGGCGGTCATCGCCGGCGCGGACAGCGGGTGGGCGCCCTCCGCGCGCAGACCGTCGAGCTGCAGGTCGAGGAAGCGTCGCCACGCATCGGGCGCGACGTCGACGGTCGCGGAGACGATGCGGGAGACGGACCAGACCAGGGACGCCAGGTCCTCCATCTGGAAGTCGGCACGGAGGGCGCCCGATGCCTGCGCGCGCTCGACGAGCTGGCTGGCGGAGGCGAATCCCTCGTCGCAGGCAGCGGCGAGCGCCGTCGCGTCCGGGTAGCGCAGGGTCATCGCGTCGTTCATGCCGCGGTCGGTCGCCTGCAGCTCGAAGACCTGGACCAGAAAGGTCCTGAAGCCGCGCCACGGGTCGTCGTCGGCGAGCGCGGTCTGCGCCGTGCCCGCGAGCGCCGCGATGCGCGCGGGGTACACGGCGTCGAGCAGGGACCCGCGGTTCGGGAAGTGGTTGTAGAGGGTCCCGATGCTCACTTCGGCGCGCCGCGCGATCTCCTCCAGCGAACCCGTCACTCCGTGCTCGGCGAACACCGTCTCGGCGGCAGCCACGAGCTTCTCCCGGTTGGCGACGGCGTCGCGGCGGCGCGGTCGGCTGCTGACGCTCGGCATGGGCCCACTGTACTAGTTGAGGCCGTCCTCAGTTTTTAGTTGAGGATGGCCTCATCTTTGGGCTAGGGTTCAAGCGAACTTGAGGCATCCCTCAGTTTCCCGAGAATTCGACGAGGAGAACACACCGTGACCACAGATCACGCTGGAGAGACGAACAACGAACGTCCGGGCGCCGCGGTGGTGCTGGGGGTCGGCCCTGGCCTCGGCCTGGCGATGGCGAGCAGGTTCGGCAAGGCCGGCCACCCGGTCGCCGTCGTCTCTCGCTCCGCGGACCGGCACCCCGCGTACCTCGAACGCCTCCGCAACGAGGGCACGACGGCGATCGCCGAGGTCGCCGACGTCCTGGACCCCGAGGCGCAGACGAAGGTGCTGGCCCGGATCACCGAACAGCTCGGCCCGGTCGAGGTGCTCTACTTCGGCCCCGCCGCCATGGACCCCGGCAGCTTCCCGGTACCGATCGACCAGGTCACGGGCGAGTCCGCGTTGCGCGCCCTGACCGCCATCGTGCCGCCGGCGGTCAACGCAGTCTCGGCAACACTCCCTGGGATGCGCGAGCGGGGGCGCGGGGTGGTCCTGCTGCCCACCGGCCTCAGCGCCGTCCGCCCGATGCCGCCGCTCGGCAACCTGGCGCTGGCCGCCGCCGCGCTGCACACCTACGCGGTGACCCTGAAGGCCGCGCTCGTCGACAGCGGTGTCTATGTCGGTTCGCTGGTGATCGGTGGCGGCGTGCGCGGCGGCGACATCTACACCGCGATGTCGGCCCACGCGGTCGACGGCCTCTCTGAGTCCGGCCTGGACGCCGAGAAGCTCGCCACGATGTCCCTCGACCCGGACGAGATCGCTGAAGCCGCCTGGCAGCTCGCGACCAAGCGCGACCGCGCGGACCTGGTCTTCTCGGCGATCGACTGACGCCGCTCAGCCAGCAGCCGAACCGGACCGTCAGGGGACGAGAACCACCTTGCCGCCGGAGTGGCCGTCGTCGACCAGGCCCTGCGCGCGGGCCGCCTCCGCCAGGGGCAGCACGGTCGCGACGGGGACAGACACCCCGCCCTCGCCCACGAGGTCGATCAGCCCACCGAGCTGCGCGGCCGACGGCTCCGACCGCTCGGTGAACTTGACGCCCAGGCCGTGGGCGGCCGGGTCGGTGATGGTCAGGACACGTTCGGTGCCACCGCGCAGCTCGATGCTGTCCGGGAGCACCCCGTGGCCGGTGGTGTCGAGCACGGCGTCGACGACGGGCGCCAGCGCGCGGACCCGTTCGACGAGGCCCTCGCCATAGGTCGTGGGGGTCGCCCCGTACTTGGCGACCCGGTCCTGGTTGGCCGCCGACGCCGTGCCGATGACGATCACGCCGGACGCGGCCGCGAGCTGGGTCACCAGCCCGCCGATCCCGCCGCTGGCGCCGTGCACCAGCAGGACCTCCCCCACCTGCGGGTCGAGGATGCGCAGCGCGCGCAGCGCCGTCTCGCCCACCACGGGCAGCGCGGCAGCCTGGGTCGCGTCCATCCCGTCCGGGACCGGCGCCCAGCGGTCGAGGACGGCGAGCTCCGCGGCGCCCCGGCGAGTCCAGCCGGTGACCCGGTCGCCGACGGCGACCTCGATGCTGTCCCCGTCGGCGTCGACCCCGTGGGCGCCGGCCCCCACCTGGTCCACGACCCCGGCGACCTCAAGCCCGGGAACTGCCGGGAGCGGCGTCGAGAAGACAGCCTCCATGGCGCCGGACCGGACCTTGCCGTCGAACGCGTTCAGGCCCACGGCCTCGACCCGCACCCGGACCTGCCCCGGCCCGGCCTGCGGCTCCGGCACCTCGCCGATGTGCAGAACCTCAGGACCGCCGAACTCGTCGAAGACAACTGCTCGCATGATGCTTCCTCCCCCGATTCGGGACGGCGTCCGGCGCCCCGCACAAGTAACCCTCCGCGTAACCATCCAGGACCACAGAACATGCCGGGCACGCTCAGCGCCCCTCCGGCGCCCGCGCCTCGGCCCAGTCCTGAGACACCGGCGCCATCAGCTCCGGGTCCGAGCGCGGCTCGGGCGCCGTCAGGCCGCCTCCCCCGTCCGGCCCCGGGACCACGAGCGTGGCGATCCAGGTGGTGATCGGGATGGCGAGCACGAGCCCGATCGAGCCGACGAGGGTGCGCACCACCTCCTCGGCGATCTCGCCCGAGGTCAGGGACGTCGCCGGCGACTGGTCCACGAGCCAGACCATCATCAGGAGCGGCAGGGATGCGCCGACGTACACGAAAGCGATCGTGTAGACGGTCGAGGCGATGTGGTCGCGCCCGATCCGCATGGCGCGCGTGAACAGCTCGGTGCGCGACGCCGCCGGTGCGGCGCCCCGCAGCTCCCACACGGCCGAGGCCTGGGTGATCGTCACGTCGTTCAGCACACCCATGCCCGCCAGGACCATGCCGCACAGCGCGATCCCGCGCAGGTCGGCGCCGGGTGCGCTGGACGGCAGGAACGCCGACGCCTCGGAGCTGGTCCCGGTCATGTACGCGGCGCCCGAGGCCCACGCGGCGAGGCCGGCGGTCAGCGCGAGGCCGACCAGGGTGCCGAGCAGCGCCGTCGACGTGCGCGCGGACAGCCCGTGCGCCAGGTACAGCGTGACGAACATGACCAGGGACGACGTCACGAGCGCCACGCCGATCGCGGACTCGCCCGCGAGCAGGGCCGGGATCGTGAACCCCAGGAGCACCACGAAGGCGAGCCCCAGCCCGGCCATGGCGGCCAGCCCGCGCCATCGTGCGACGAGCAGCACGACGACGGCGAACACGGCCGCCAGCAGCGCGATCGGCAGGTCGCGCTGGAAGTCCATGAACACGAGCGGGTCGACGCCGGGCTGCGCGACCTGGGAGATGTCGACGGCGGTGATGTGGTCGCCGGTGGCGAGCGGCACCGACGGTCCGGGCGACTGCATCTGCGACTGGCTGCCGTCCGCGAGCT is drawn from Promicromonospora sp. Populi and contains these coding sequences:
- a CDS encoding fumarylacetoacetate hydrolase family protein; protein product: MRLASFLAQGTERWGVVVREGGREWLIEPALAEAALAAHATIPSSGPAAAPGFLAGQWPDTLVGFLALDDAGLVALSRLVTAIERFAAQTDATILPRSGHLVGDSAGEPAGDPAGDPAGDIELLAPVPRPRLCWGLVTNSPSFVRNKPHVPLVNLFPLGHQRPQGAVVGQGAPVVMRHDNHLPAMAYNVELAVVIGRAGRYIPVERAMEHVAGYTVVDDVSGTHYYSAVPGNVGTGYSLPPGYSDWLYQATASWGGKKADTLCPMGPYLVTKDEVGDPYNLLMWTRQSGRTRDRAHSGATLLGIERVIAWYSSFASLHVGDVIHFGTMGVDGLPVTPGEIAAGTRLEVEIESVGTLANPVVVPDAGSGPPDLTQHSSWAVRELALREREQPGTTAPRSPGDWSVTDTRHFWTAFGNGAPVDALDPDGLPRLAVPRFLNGPASALSAGAADDATGAGMAPADTVLPDPAAPGVGPTVRVPARATDLVIAVELALVVRRLAADTSTSDDSGDDLVLGYTPLVSLCDQSFHDAVAEPARAGERGIGAVYGRWADGFNVVLPAPRPLTPVDSLPDPGGWSGREMRLRTGGVGGTETRGTTAAYAAGPAELLATISRMITLFPGDVVTLGATSARLRVTRAEYAAGLDITAGIEGLGAVRVRIAPDDLPGTPAGLKEPS
- a CDS encoding arylsulfatase; this encodes MTRRPDVLVILADDLGFSDLASFGGEIDTPALDRLARRGVRMSSFYVTPRCSPSRAALLTGRHPHDVGIGVLTSDDRPHGYRGSLDPAVPTLAERLRTVGYTTALTGKWHLSSQVSVPDETWPTHRGFDEFYGILHGAVSSYSPPLVDGEERLPLSATAGDYYLTDDLTRYARGFVERAHQAGTPWFLYLAYTAPHWPLHAREADVAKYRERYLAGWDRLRERRIAEQRRVGLGTGTAEPLRDPRVPAWAEAPDPGWEAERMAVYAAQVEAMDRGVGTLLDQLEAQGTLDDTLVVFCSDNGASAEELPTPSGRMPADMSPPTTRDGRAVRVGNSPDIVPGPEDSYASYGRAWAHLSNTPFRLYKRWVHEGGIASPLIASWPAGGVLPGSRTGEPGHVVDIAPTVLRAVGGNTGGMSGVSMLDQWRGEPAIERPLFWEHLGNSAVRHGPWKLVREAGRPWELYRIEADRGEAHDVAAQHADVVTRLEHCWEVWARENGVIEWDRLLAYYRSRGLERSVLPD
- a CDS encoding MFS transporter; protein product: MPRATEPDAAGGEGFDRRLIAPMVLGSVLNPLNTSLLAVALVPIGIAFGAPPSETAWLVSALYLACAVGQPVVGRLVDTYGPRRLYLIGTALTGAAGLLGTFAPTLGWLVVARVLIGLGTCAGYPAAMALIKREGRRTGQASPAGVLATLSFANQVIAVVGPSLGGLLVDLGGWRTVFFVNVPFAIACLVLGGLILPKDDTPDAAAARSPRRRWDVPGIVLFAVALVSLMLFLMDPAVEAAWLVGITAVAGAGFAWRELRTEDPFLDVRVLGQNRPLLLTYVRQMLSAVVMYCVVYGLPQWLEHGRGLSPSHTGLVVLPMFATAMLFTVLTGRRSAILGKLLAGSIAQVLACAALLLLDGGTAVVWLCVAAALHGIPQALNGLANQNALYEQATPDQIGAASGLFRTFMYLGALSATAATASAFRQQPDTAGLHALALFATACALILLATVVTELLIRRR
- a CDS encoding SDR family NAD(P)-dependent oxidoreductase, which encodes MSRVWFVTGASRGLGRAIVTAALEHGDRVAATARDLASLDDLVAEHGDAVVPLRLDVTEPAQAVAAVRTAVDRLGRIDVVVNNAGYGLFGYVEEITPEQLRAQLEVNLIGVLHVTQAALPVLRAQGSGHVVQVSSSSGVAAWPGLGGYSASKWALEGLTEALAQEVAGFGIHVTLVEAGPVDTAWRGESAAHAAQLPAYDALRAAAWHPPGSSSPADVARVVLAVVDADEPPLRILVGDLAADAVLPITEERIAAWRRWEALGRSPG
- a CDS encoding DUF418 domain-containing protein, with translation MTAEPLPATATPTGLSERALGPDLARGVMLLFIALANSHYFLVGERYVGGFPADGSWLDSAVAWLISTFVDGRAFPMFGLLFGYGVAHIVRRNAYLGPRVVNTILRRRSLILVVVGLLDAVLFYAGDILAMYGVLLFVGILLVRRSDGWLLAVAAVFFLLNALPGVDSMSISTTGPDAAALPPDLATMFSERAVVAAIVAFGGPIGFMCPFAIGLWAGRRQVLERPAEHRVLLRIVAAVGIAAAVLGAQPAALLVAGVYERPADGVLQWFGPLHDVTGVLGGFGYAALICLVATRLRNHGLVAAIAATGQRSMTCYLLQSPVWFVVFTPFLLGLADQLTVASTALLAAGVWAASVVLAEWMRRTGRRGPFETLTRRVTYSARPGSAAPGSAAPGGAAPGSSPSGSSAPGSAR
- a CDS encoding TetR/AcrR family transcriptional regulator, yielding MPSVSSRPRRRDAVANREKLVAAAETVFAEHGVTGSLEEIARRAEVSIGTLYNHFPNRGSLLDAVYPARIAALAGTAQTALADDDPWRGFRTFLVQVFELQATDRGMNDAMTLRYPDATALAAACDEGFASASQLVERAQASGALRADFQMEDLASLVWSVSRIVSATVDVAPDAWRRFLDLQLDGLRAEGAHPLSAPAMTAEQVATAMRAGT
- a CDS encoding SDR family NAD(P)-dependent oxidoreductase, with protein sequence MTTDHAGETNNERPGAAVVLGVGPGLGLAMASRFGKAGHPVAVVSRSADRHPAYLERLRNEGTTAIAEVADVLDPEAQTKVLARITEQLGPVEVLYFGPAAMDPGSFPVPIDQVTGESALRALTAIVPPAVNAVSATLPGMRERGRGVVLLPTGLSAVRPMPPLGNLALAAAALHTYAVTLKAALVDSGVYVGSLVIGGGVRGGDIYTAMSAHAVDGLSESGLDAEKLATMSLDPDEIAEAAWQLATKRDRADLVFSAID
- a CDS encoding NADP-dependent oxidoreductase yields the protein MRAVVFDEFGGPEVLHIGEVPEPQAGPGQVRVRVEAVGLNAFDGKVRSGAMEAVFSTPLPAVPGLEVAGVVDQVGAGAHGVDADGDSIEVAVGDRVTGWTRRGAAELAVLDRWAPVPDGMDATQAAALPVVGETALRALRILDPQVGEVLLVHGASGGIGGLVTQLAAASGVIVIGTASAANQDRVAKYGATPTTYGEGLVERVRALAPVVDAVLDTTGHGVLPDSIELRGGTERVLTITDPAAHGLGVKFTERSEPSAAQLGGLIDLVGEGGVSVPVATVLPLAEAARAQGLVDDGHSGGKVVLVP
- a CDS encoding YibE/F family protein: MPPSHSHGSAGPAAPRTTFLLVMTLVSALLLTLAGLWLLWPDGGDVPGRVQARAEGTSFVDVTVAGPADPATGSIPVELADGSQSQMQSPGPSVPLATGDHITAVDISQVAQPGVDPLVFMDFQRDLPIALLAAVFAVVVLLVARWRGLAAMAGLGLAFVVLLGFTIPALLAGESAIGVALVTSSLVMFVTLYLAHGLSARTSTALLGTLVGLALTAGLAAWASGAAYMTGTSSEASAFLPSSAPGADLRGIALCGMVLAGMGVLNDVTITQASAVWELRGAAPAASRTELFTRAMRIGRDHIASTVYTIAFVYVGASLPLLMMVWLVDQSPATSLTSGEIAEEVVRTLVGSIGLVLAIPITTWIATLVVPGPDGGGGLTAPEPRSDPELMAPVSQDWAEARAPEGR